In a single window of the Megalobrama amblycephala isolate DHTTF-2021 linkage group LG3, ASM1881202v1, whole genome shotgun sequence genome:
- the creb3l1 gene encoding cyclic AMP-responsive element-binding protein 3-like protein 1 isoform X2 gives MDTILDNFGSDKLFPNSNLLDLEDLNESDFLSNVHFSEQMEDFSNDLFSSFFDDHLLAERNPLLDMDLDPPNPAIQAEHSYSLSGDSAPQSPSMPIKSDDDAESEGMWSFSQDLTAILVKQEPSLMSENCPDTAPPLANTSSCSHPLTLAPPPQRNTGEKGSKALSSNSIPAIKAEPREVNQFLSVPSDEHLRLPPTPPSSHGSDSDGSQSPHSLPPLSPGQLQSPHSLPPSSPARLQARTSTAISSSPLLTAPHKLQGTSGPLMLTEEEKRTLIAEGYPVPNKLPLTKTEEKALKRVRRKIKNKISAQESRRKKKEYVECLEKKVENYTSENNELWKKVETLENANRSLLQQLQRLQALVSGKVPRSCKIASTQTGTCLMVVALCFVLVLGSLAPCLPELSLYSSSLSSSSSHTVKSAPLPSGDLYTTSQVRSRSLLFYDEGGPVEDGHRGVLSVERMEGVPRHVQDLKDSHEQDHSALVSRYLSQAQPEPASYSNTSAAPLRPPEPHYHSR, from the exons CACTTCTCCGAGCAGATGGAGGACTTCTCCAATGACCTTTTCAGCAGTTTCTTTGATGATCATCTGTTGGCGGAGAGGAACCCATTGTTAGATATGGATCTGGACCCTCCAAACCCAGCCATCCAGGCAGAACACAGCTACTCTCTCAGTGGTGACTCTGCCCCTCAGAGCCCCTCCATGCCCATCAAATCAGATGATGATGCAG AATCAGAAGGCATGTGGTCGTTCAGTCAGGATCTCACAGCTATTCTAGTGAAGCAGGAGCCCAGCCTGATGTCAGAGAACTGCCCTGATACAGCGCCCCCTCTGGCCAACACCAGCTCCTGCTCACACCCCCTCACTCTTGCCCCTCCGCCACAGAGAAACACAGGGGAAAAG GGTTCCAAAGCCCTGAGCTCAAACTCCATTCCTGCCATCAAAGCAGAGCCCAGAGAGGTGAACCAGTTCCTCAGTGTGCCCTCAG ATGAACATCTGCGGTTGCCGCCAACTCCTCCCAGCAGCCATGGAAGCGACAGCGATGGGTCCCAGAGCCCACATTCACTGCCACCATTAAGCCCTGGCCAGCTGCAGAGCCCACATTCACTGCCTCCCTCCAGCCCTGCCCGGCTACAGGCCCGAACCTCCACAGCCATCTCCTCGTCCCCTCTCCTCACTGCCCCGCAT AAGCTGCAAGGAACATCAGGCCCTTTGATGCTGACAGAGGAAGAGAAGAGGACTTTGATCGCTGAGGGATATCCTGTACCCAACAAACTACCGCTCACCAAAACCGAGGAGAAAGCCCTCAAACGGGTGCGcaggaaaataaaaaacaag ATCTCTGCACAGGAAAGCCGCAGGAAGAAGAAGGAATACGTGGAGTGTttggagaaaaa agtGGAGAACTACACTTCAGAGAACAATGAACTTTGGAAAAAAGTTGAGACGCTTGAGAATGCCAACAG GTCTCTACTCCAACAGCTACAAAGACTGCAGGCTCTAGTGAGCGGGAAAGTGCCTCGATCCTGCAAGATCGCCTCCACGCAGACCGGAACCTGCCTCATG GTGGTGGCGCTGTGTTTTGTGTTGGTGCTGGGCTCGTTGGCTCCCTGCCTGCCCGAGCTCTCCCTCTACTCTTCCTCCTTATCCTCATCATCCTCACACACGGTGAAGTCCGCACCGCTGCCCTCAGGTGACCTCTACACCACCAGCCAGG tccGCTCCCGCAGCCTGCTCTTCTATGACGAGGGTGGCCCAGTGGAGGACGGCCACAGGGGCGTGCTGAGTGTGGAGAGGATGGAGGGGGTGCCGCGACATGTACAGGACCTGAAGGACAGCCACGAGCAGGATCATTCTGCTCTCGTGAGCAGGTACTTAAGCCAGGCTCAACCAGAGCCTGCAAGCTACAGCAACACATCCGCGGCCCCACTCCGTCCCCCTGAACCACACTACCACTCGAGGTGA
- the creb3l1 gene encoding cyclic AMP-responsive element-binding protein 3-like protein 1 isoform X1, with the protein MDTILDNFGSDKLFPNSNLLDLEDLNESDFLSNVHFSEQMEDFSNDLFSSFFDDHLLAERNPLLDMDLDPPNPAIQAEHSYSLSGDSAPQSPSMPIKSDDDAESEGMWSFSQDLTAILVKQEPSLMSENCPDTAPPLANTSSCSHPLTLAPPPQRNTGEKGSKALSSNSIPAIKAEPREVNQFLSVPSDEHLRLPPTPPSSHGSDSDGSQSPHSLPPLSPGQLQSPHSLPPSSPARLQARTSTAISSSPLLTAPHKLQGTSGPLMLTEEEKRTLIAEGYPVPNKLPLTKTEEKALKRVRRKIKNKISAQESRRKKKEYVECLEKKVENYTSENNELWKKVETLENANRSLLQQLQRLQALVSGKVPRSCKIASTQTGTCLMVVALCFVLVLGSLAPCLPELSLYSSSLSSSSSHTVKSAPLPSGDLYTTSQVRSRSLLFYDEGGPVEDGHRGVLSVERMEGVPRHVQDLKDSHEQDHSALVSRYLSQAQPEPASYSNTSAAPLRPPEPHYHSRKRDPEGGAEYF; encoded by the exons CACTTCTCCGAGCAGATGGAGGACTTCTCCAATGACCTTTTCAGCAGTTTCTTTGATGATCATCTGTTGGCGGAGAGGAACCCATTGTTAGATATGGATCTGGACCCTCCAAACCCAGCCATCCAGGCAGAACACAGCTACTCTCTCAGTGGTGACTCTGCCCCTCAGAGCCCCTCCATGCCCATCAAATCAGATGATGATGCAG AATCAGAAGGCATGTGGTCGTTCAGTCAGGATCTCACAGCTATTCTAGTGAAGCAGGAGCCCAGCCTGATGTCAGAGAACTGCCCTGATACAGCGCCCCCTCTGGCCAACACCAGCTCCTGCTCACACCCCCTCACTCTTGCCCCTCCGCCACAGAGAAACACAGGGGAAAAG GGTTCCAAAGCCCTGAGCTCAAACTCCATTCCTGCCATCAAAGCAGAGCCCAGAGAGGTGAACCAGTTCCTCAGTGTGCCCTCAG ATGAACATCTGCGGTTGCCGCCAACTCCTCCCAGCAGCCATGGAAGCGACAGCGATGGGTCCCAGAGCCCACATTCACTGCCACCATTAAGCCCTGGCCAGCTGCAGAGCCCACATTCACTGCCTCCCTCCAGCCCTGCCCGGCTACAGGCCCGAACCTCCACAGCCATCTCCTCGTCCCCTCTCCTCACTGCCCCGCAT AAGCTGCAAGGAACATCAGGCCCTTTGATGCTGACAGAGGAAGAGAAGAGGACTTTGATCGCTGAGGGATATCCTGTACCCAACAAACTACCGCTCACCAAAACCGAGGAGAAAGCCCTCAAACGGGTGCGcaggaaaataaaaaacaag ATCTCTGCACAGGAAAGCCGCAGGAAGAAGAAGGAATACGTGGAGTGTttggagaaaaa agtGGAGAACTACACTTCAGAGAACAATGAACTTTGGAAAAAAGTTGAGACGCTTGAGAATGCCAACAG GTCTCTACTCCAACAGCTACAAAGACTGCAGGCTCTAGTGAGCGGGAAAGTGCCTCGATCCTGCAAGATCGCCTCCACGCAGACCGGAACCTGCCTCATG GTGGTGGCGCTGTGTTTTGTGTTGGTGCTGGGCTCGTTGGCTCCCTGCCTGCCCGAGCTCTCCCTCTACTCTTCCTCCTTATCCTCATCATCCTCACACACGGTGAAGTCCGCACCGCTGCCCTCAGGTGACCTCTACACCACCAGCCAGG tccGCTCCCGCAGCCTGCTCTTCTATGACGAGGGTGGCCCAGTGGAGGACGGCCACAGGGGCGTGCTGAGTGTGGAGAGGATGGAGGGGGTGCCGCGACATGTACAGGACCTGAAGGACAGCCACGAGCAGGATCATTCTGCTCTCGTGAGCAGGTACTTAAGCCAGGCTCAACCAGAGCCTGCAAGCTACAGCAACACATCCGCGGCCCCACTCCGTCCCCCTGAACCACACTACCACTCGAG AAAGCGGGATCCTGAGGGAGGAGCTGAATATTTCTAA